In Pseudomonas sp. FP1742, the DNA window GGCAGACCGCGTTAGCCGGATTCACGCTGCTTCGCAGCCGAACGCCGGCTTCGCCAGCTGCTACAAATGCCCTCTAGTGCCGCATTCGGGTTATCCCTGGAGTAGCCTTTAGATTTGCTCAATCGCAAGTCACTTCTATATTGAGGGAGTGCTCTGACTTTTCTGCCTCCCGGCGAGTGCTGCCCATGGCGACGACTGCCCCATTGATCATCTGCGAGCACTGCGACTGCGTGTATGAAAAAGTCACGCTCGCCAAACATCAAAAGGCCCTGTGCGTCCGTTGCGGCGGCGTGCTTGCGCGTTACAACGGTTTGTCGGTGCAACAACGCCTGGCGCTGAGTTTCACGGCGGCAGTGCTGTGGACTTTCGCCAATTTCTATCCGGTCATGAGCATCAGCCTCAAGGGCATGAAGAACAGCGCGACGCTGTGGGATTCGGTGGTGGCGTTGAGCCAGGGGCCAATCACTTTCATTGCGCTGGTGGCGGCGATTTCCATCATCATTGCGCCGATGTTCCAGTTGCTCCTGCTGATCTGGGTATTGAGTTTCGCCCTCGCCTCCCAACGTTCCCCAGGCTTCAAGCTATGCATGCGCTGGCTGGAAACCCTCAGGCCCTGGAGCATGCTGGAAGTCTGCTTGCTGGGGGCCATGGTCGCGGTGTTCAAGCTCGCCGGGTTGCTGGATGTGCTGCCGGGTATCGGCATGTTTGCCCTGGCCGTCCTCAGCCTGTTGCTGATCCGCATCGCCGGGCGCGATGTGCGTGATTTGTGGGACACCCTGTGAACAGGCCGCCGCTCGCCAGCGAACTCAACCTGTGCCTGTGCCACAGTTGTGGCATGGCCTGCGACATGACTGAGCAACCTCACGAATGCGAACGCTGCTGTGCGCCGTTGCATGCCCGCAAACCTGATTCACTGACCCGGACATGGGCCTATCTGCTGGCCTCACTGGTGTTTTATATCCCGGCCAATCTGCTGCCGGTAATGAACACCAGTCTGTTCGGCAACGGCTCCGACAGCACCATCATGAGCGGGGTGTTGGAGTTCTGGGCACACGGTGCGTGGGACATTGCGCTGATCATTTTCATTGCCAGCATCGCGGTGCCGGGCATCAAGTTCGTTGCTCTCTCCCTGCTGCTGATCACAGTGCAACGCGGCAGCTTCTGGGCGCGCAAGGAACGCTCGAGGCTTTACCGTTTCGTCGAGCTGATCGGCTACTGGTCGATGCTCGACGTCATTGTCGTTGCGCTGGTGGCCGCATTGGTGAAATTCCAGGCTTTGGGCGATATCGAACCGCGCCCGGGCATTCTGTTCTTTGGTCTGGTGGTGGTGTTCACCATGTTGTCGGCGATGAGTTTCGACCCGCGGCTGATCTGGGATAACGAGCGGGATAAAGCGCTGCAAAACCCACAAGATGAGGAGCCCATGGATGAAGTCCCAAGCCACTGACGGTCCGCAAGCCCCTGGCCAGGCCGCGATCAAGACCCGTCGCTTCAGCGTTTCTCTGGTGTGGATAGTGCCGATCGTTGCGGTGCTGGTGGGGATTTCCCTGGTGGTGCACAGCTGGCTGCAGGAAGGCCCGACCATTACCGTCACGTTCAAGACCGGTAGCGGCCTGGTAGCCAACAAGACCGAGGTCAAATACCGCAACGTGGTTATCGGCCGTGTCTCGGAGGTGAAACTGAGCGGCGACCAGAAACGCGTCGACGCCACGATCCAGCTCGACAAACAGGCTGAAAGCTTTACTCGCGCAGACTCGCAATTCTGGGTTGTGCGGCCGCGCATCGGTGCCGGTGGCGTTTCGGGCATCGATACCTTGCTGTCGGGCGACTACATTGGTGCCGACATCGGCCAGGCCGATGCCCGCTCCAAACACTTCACCGGGCTGGAAAACCCGCCGCCCATTACCTATGGCGAGCCGGGTAAACGCTTCATGCTGCACACCCAGGAC includes these proteins:
- a CDS encoding paraquat-inducible protein A, which codes for MATTAPLIICEHCDCVYEKVTLAKHQKALCVRCGGVLARYNGLSVQQRLALSFTAAVLWTFANFYPVMSISLKGMKNSATLWDSVVALSQGPITFIALVAAISIIIAPMFQLLLLIWVLSFALASQRSPGFKLCMRWLETLRPWSMLEVCLLGAMVAVFKLAGLLDVLPGIGMFALAVLSLLLIRIAGRDVRDLWDTL
- a CDS encoding paraquat-inducible protein A, giving the protein MNRPPLASELNLCLCHSCGMACDMTEQPHECERCCAPLHARKPDSLTRTWAYLLASLVFYIPANLLPVMNTSLFGNGSDSTIMSGVLEFWAHGAWDIALIIFIASIAVPGIKFVALSLLLITVQRGSFWARKERSRLYRFVELIGYWSMLDVIVVALVAALVKFQALGDIEPRPGILFFGLVVVFTMLSAMSFDPRLIWDNERDKALQNPQDEEPMDEVPSH